The Epinephelus lanceolatus isolate andai-2023 chromosome 14, ASM4190304v1, whole genome shotgun sequence genome has a window encoding:
- the LOC117247921 gene encoding uncharacterized protein LOC117247921, with product MPRGKSYRHSEAAKWRMVERQLASSDAGASCGTGWRHKVHKQSISEHTGRQHKLVIPVEVPGKTLVLLVGASHLHSLADGIVLMPEDCYTFGVMSTPGACTGQLRTEVQHAVLPRISDAVCVMAPSNNLMASKTPKQGHIAFGQYMATVCSVWPTAQVFAGTLSHA from the exons ATGCCCCGTGGCAAGTCCTACCGTCACTCTGAGGCGGCTAAGTGGAGGATGGTGGAGCGACAGTTGGCCTCCAGTGACGCTGGTGCAT CTTGTGGCACAGGGTGGCGCCACAAAGTGCACAAACAGTCAATCTCTGAGCACACTGGGCGCCAGCATAAATTGGTCATTCCAGTTGAGGTCCCAGGCAAGACG CTTGTTCTTCTTGTAGGGGCGTCCCATCTGCACTCCCTTGCAGATGGGATTGTGCTGATGCCAGAGGATTGCTACACCTTTGGCGTCATGTCCACTCCAGGGGCATGCACTGGCCAGCTCAGGACTGAGGTTCAACATGCTGTTCTTCCTCGGATCTCTGATGCTGTCTGTGTCATGGCCCCTAGCAACAACCTGATGGCCAGCAAGACACCTAAGCAAGGACACATAGCTTTTGGCCAATACATGGCCACTGTCTGCAGCGTCTGGCCGACTGCACAG gtCTTCGCTGGGACCTTGTCCCACGCTTGA